From a region of the Agrobacterium tumefaciens genome:
- a CDS encoding penicillin-binding protein 2, with amino-acid sequence MSFLSRVMVLKSKAHFSASTTGYTDHSAFEGARKKRAAQAKSRVGLLIFGFVAFYGVVGGRLVQYGLAEQETVSSIAPADRLMASRPDLLDRNGEVLATDIRTVSLFAEPHRIVDIDEAIEKLRTVLPDLDQRGTYQKLSSNSRFQWLRRQLTPKQQSQILALGIPGIGFRPEKRRFYPGGPTAAHIVGHVNIDNRGVAGMERYVDSQGLADLTALGMTSDQPLEPVKLSIDLRVQAIVREVVVSAIDKFKAIGAGAVVMDVHTGEILAMASLPDYDPNNPAEGAKEGWLNRMSNGTFEMGSTFKSFTIAMGLDDGRVRLGDTFDARYPIRIGGFTIKDFHGKGRVLSVPEIFQYSSNIGTAKIADTVGTEGHKEFLTRLGLLSRMQTELPEVAMPTQPRQWKKINSITISFGHGVSTTPLQTAVAGAALVNGGKLIEPTFLPRSREQADQVATQVLKPTTSKDMRFLFEWNGVNGSGRNARVEGFNVGGKTGTADKVVNGRYVHDKNFNAFLSAFPIDDPQYVVLTFIDEPKTDKGNGAALAGTSAAPMVHDIITRTAGILGVKPKFGKDGSALLVSY; translated from the coding sequence ATGTCTTTTCTTTCCCGCGTCATGGTTTTGAAGAGCAAGGCTCACTTTTCCGCCAGCACCACCGGTTACACCGACCATTCGGCCTTCGAAGGTGCGCGCAAGAAGCGGGCAGCCCAGGCAAAGAGCCGGGTTGGCCTTCTCATTTTCGGCTTCGTCGCATTTTATGGTGTGGTTGGTGGCCGTCTTGTCCAGTACGGTCTTGCCGAACAGGAAACCGTTTCGAGCATCGCACCCGCTGACCGCCTGATGGCGTCGCGTCCGGATCTGCTCGATCGCAATGGTGAAGTGCTCGCAACCGACATCCGTACCGTTTCGTTGTTTGCCGAGCCGCATCGCATCGTCGATATCGATGAGGCAATCGAGAAACTGCGCACCGTTCTGCCCGATCTCGATCAGCGTGGAACCTATCAGAAACTGTCCTCCAATTCGCGGTTCCAGTGGCTGCGTCGACAACTGACGCCGAAGCAGCAGAGCCAGATTCTGGCGCTCGGAATTCCTGGTATCGGCTTCCGACCGGAAAAACGCCGCTTCTATCCAGGCGGGCCTACGGCTGCGCACATCGTCGGTCACGTCAACATCGACAACCGCGGTGTTGCCGGTATGGAACGCTATGTCGACAGCCAGGGTCTTGCCGACCTGACGGCGCTTGGCATGACCAGTGATCAGCCACTTGAGCCCGTCAAGCTGTCGATCGATCTTCGTGTTCAGGCCATCGTGCGCGAGGTTGTCGTCTCGGCAATCGACAAGTTCAAGGCGATTGGTGCCGGCGCCGTGGTGATGGACGTGCATACCGGCGAGATTCTGGCCATGGCGTCGTTGCCGGATTACGATCCGAACAACCCGGCTGAAGGCGCAAAGGAAGGCTGGCTGAACCGCATGTCGAACGGCACGTTCGAAATGGGCTCCACCTTCAAATCCTTCACCATCGCCATGGGTCTTGATGACGGCCGGGTGCGGCTGGGCGATACGTTCGACGCGCGTTATCCGATCCGCATCGGCGGCTTCACCATCAAGGACTTCCATGGCAAGGGGCGCGTTCTGTCCGTTCCTGAAATCTTCCAGTATTCCTCCAACATCGGTACGGCGAAAATTGCCGACACGGTTGGCACCGAAGGGCACAAGGAATTCCTGACGCGCCTAGGACTACTGAGCCGCATGCAGACCGAGTTGCCGGAAGTTGCGATGCCGACGCAGCCGCGTCAGTGGAAGAAGATCAACTCCATTACCATTTCGTTCGGTCACGGTGTCTCGACGACCCCGCTTCAGACTGCGGTGGCAGGTGCCGCACTCGTCAACGGCGGCAAACTCATCGAGCCGACCTTCCTGCCGCGCAGCCGCGAACAGGCCGACCAGGTTGCAACCCAGGTCTTGAAGCCGACGACCAGCAAGGACATGCGTTTCCTGTTTGAATGGAACGGCGTGAACGGTTCGGGCCGCAACGCCCGCGTCGAAGGTTTCAACGTTGGCGGCAAGACCGGCACCGCCGACAAGGTGGTCAACGGCCGCTACGTTCACGACAAGAACTTCAACGCATTTCTCTCCGCGTTTCCGATCGACGATCCGCAATACGTGGTGCTGACGTTCATCGACGAACCGAAGACGGACAAGGGCAATGGCGCGGCACTCGCGGGTACGTCCGCAGCGCCGATGGTCCACGACATCATCACCCGCACGGCAGGTATTTTGGGTGTAAAGCCCAAGTTCGGGAAGGACGGCTCGGCCTTGCTCGTGTCTTATTGA
- the mraZ gene encoding division/cell wall cluster transcriptional repressor MraZ, which produces MDRFLSNVTNRIDAKGRVSVPSVFRSVLAQRGIQELYCLQDFAFPAISVGGPDLLERYERQIASMDAFSPQANAMSLLVHGGGVFMKLDQEGRLMVTDFVREFTGITTEVTFVGRADHFQLWQPQAFLAAQAEARAGRGFTTIRPA; this is translated from the coding sequence ATGGACCGCTTTTTATCGAACGTAACGAACAGGATCGACGCCAAGGGGCGCGTTTCGGTTCCTTCGGTGTTTCGTTCGGTGCTGGCACAACGCGGCATTCAGGAGCTTTATTGTCTTCAGGATTTTGCGTTTCCGGCGATCAGCGTGGGTGGTCCGGATTTGCTGGAGCGTTACGAGCGGCAGATCGCGTCCATGGATGCGTTTTCGCCGCAGGCGAATGCAATGTCGCTGCTGGTTCACGGCGGCGGTGTTTTCATGAAGCTCGACCAGGAAGGTCGATTGATGGTGACGGATTTCGTGCGGGAATTTACCGGCATAACGACCGAGGTCACCTTCGTTGGACGGGCGGATCATTTTCAGCTTTGGCAACCGCAGGCGTTTTTGGCGGCGCAGGCGGAAGCAAGAGCAGGGCGCGGTTTTACGACGATCCGCCCTGCCTAG
- a CDS encoding UDP-N-acetylmuramoyl-L-alanine--D-glutamate ligase: MIPVTSFKGKKVALFGLGGSGLVTARALVAGGADVVAYDDNPDSVAKASAEGIVTADLRTIDWSALAAFVLAPGVPLTHPKPHWSVDLARAAAVDVIGDIELFVRERRAHAPDSPFIAITGTNGKSTTTALIAHILQSSGRDTQLGGNIGTAVLSLDPPKAERYYVVECSSYQIDLAPTINPTAGILLNLTPDHLDRHGTMQHYADVKERLVAGSRTAVVGVDDSYSTLIADRIERAGVKVERISKRNVVSDGLYAEGSRILRAHGGTSALLVDLDGIQTLRGSHNAQNAAAAIAACLAVGVSEDEVRAGLKSFPGLKHRMQPVGRRGNVTFVNDSKATNADASAPALSSYDRIYWIAGGLPKAGGIASLSPLFSHIAKAYLIGEAAAEFAATLGEAVPYEISGTLDKAVEHAASDAADDAKAGNVVMLSPACASFDQYKNFEVRGDSFVSHVSALAGVTMLVDSGKGS, translated from the coding sequence ATGATCCCAGTCACATCGTTCAAAGGAAAAAAGGTCGCGCTGTTCGGGCTTGGTGGTTCCGGTCTGGTTACCGCCAGGGCACTGGTTGCGGGCGGGGCGGATGTCGTCGCCTACGACGACAATCCCGACAGCGTTGCCAAGGCTTCGGCTGAAGGCATCGTTACGGCTGATCTTCGAACGATCGACTGGTCTGCGCTCGCGGCCTTCGTGCTTGCACCGGGCGTACCGCTTACACATCCGAAACCGCACTGGTCGGTTGATCTGGCACGTGCCGCTGCGGTTGATGTGATCGGCGATATCGAGCTTTTTGTGCGCGAACGTCGCGCTCATGCGCCTGATAGCCCCTTCATTGCCATCACCGGCACAAACGGCAAATCGACGACGACGGCATTGATTGCTCATATTCTGCAATCCTCCGGTCGCGATACGCAGCTCGGCGGCAATATCGGCACGGCGGTGCTGAGCCTCGATCCGCCGAAGGCGGAGCGCTACTACGTGGTGGAATGCTCGTCCTACCAGATAGACCTGGCGCCGACGATCAACCCGACGGCCGGTATCTTGCTTAACCTGACGCCCGATCACCTCGACCGTCATGGCACGATGCAGCACTATGCCGACGTCAAGGAACGGCTTGTTGCCGGTAGTCGCACCGCGGTTGTCGGTGTGGACGACAGCTATTCGACGCTGATTGCCGATCGCATCGAACGCGCAGGCGTGAAGGTCGAACGTATTTCCAAGCGCAATGTCGTTTCCGATGGGCTTTATGCCGAGGGTAGCCGTATTCTGCGCGCGCATGGCGGAACATCGGCATTGCTCGTTGATCTCGATGGAATCCAGACGCTTCGCGGCAGCCATAATGCCCAGAATGCGGCGGCGGCCATTGCTGCATGCCTAGCTGTCGGCGTTTCGGAAGATGAGGTCCGTGCCGGGCTGAAATCCTTCCCGGGTCTCAAACACCGTATGCAGCCGGTCGGCCGGCGAGGCAATGTCACCTTCGTCAACGACAGCAAGGCGACCAATGCCGATGCGTCTGCGCCTGCCTTGTCGAGCTATGATCGCATCTACTGGATCGCAGGCGGTCTGCCGAAGGCCGGGGGTATCGCCAGCCTTTCGCCGCTGTTTTCACACATTGCCAAAGCCTATCTGATCGGGGAGGCTGCTGCCGAATTTGCGGCCACGCTTGGCGAGGCTGTGCCTTACGAAATCTCCGGAACTCTCGACAAAGCCGTCGAACATGCGGCGTCTGATGCTGCCGACGATGCGAAAGCTGGAAATGTCGTGATGTTATCACCGGCTTGCGCAAGCTTCGATCAATATAAGAATTTTGAAGTGCGGGGTGATTCTTTCGTTTCGCACGTTTCGGCGCTTGCTGGCGTAACGATGCTGGTTGATTCGGGAAAGGGGAGCTGA
- a CDS encoding UDP-N-acetylmuramoyl-L-alanyl-D-glutamate--2,6-diaminopimelate ligase, which translates to MNLRDLSGTEFPELNELLRSEIGAIEIGGITADSRKAGPATLFVAVAGSKADGSVYVQDAISKGAVVIVSNHALEASVPVLTVTDPRLYLALAASRFYGKQPQTMVAVTGTAGKTSVASFTRQIWAFAGHPAAQIGTTGVIAPGREDYGALTTPDPVTLHGLLAELTSEGVTHAAMEASSHGLDQRRLDGVKLAAAGFTNLGRDHMDYHPTIEDYMAAKMRLFDTLMAKGSPAVIFADDPWSAQAIRAAEEAGLNVRTVGRTGDYLTLKRVEHFRHKQMIEVHHEGTIFEVDIPLAGDFQVANALVSAGLAMSTGVPAAVAMKALEKLIGAAGRLELVGHTKNGALAYVDYAHKPDALENVLTSVRPFTSGRIITVFGCGGDRDKGKRPIMGEVATRLSDIVIVTDDNPRSEEPATIRSEIMAAAPGALEIGDRAEAIRHAVSLLSNGDTLIVAGKGHEEGQIVGSVTLPFSDHEQVRTALEGLKI; encoded by the coding sequence ATGAATTTGCGAGATCTGTCCGGAACCGAGTTTCCGGAATTGAACGAACTACTGCGCTCTGAAATCGGGGCGATCGAAATAGGGGGAATTACCGCAGACAGCCGCAAGGCCGGTCCGGCCACCCTTTTCGTGGCAGTCGCAGGCAGCAAGGCTGATGGTTCAGTCTACGTGCAGGACGCCATTTCCAAGGGTGCTGTCGTTATCGTCTCCAACCACGCGCTCGAAGCAAGCGTTCCGGTGTTGACCGTCACTGACCCGCGCCTTTACCTCGCGCTTGCCGCCTCCCGCTTTTACGGAAAACAGCCGCAGACCATGGTTGCCGTTACCGGCACCGCGGGGAAGACCTCAGTTGCTTCCTTTACCAGACAAATCTGGGCCTTCGCCGGTCATCCCGCAGCGCAGATCGGCACGACAGGTGTCATTGCACCCGGTCGTGAAGACTACGGCGCGCTGACGACACCGGACCCGGTCACGTTGCATGGGCTTCTTGCCGAACTCACCTCAGAAGGTGTGACGCACGCTGCGATGGAAGCCTCCAGTCACGGGCTCGATCAGCGCCGTCTTGATGGTGTGAAACTCGCCGCGGCCGGTTTTACCAATCTCGGTCGTGACCACATGGATTACCATCCGACGATCGAGGACTACATGGCTGCGAAGATGCGGCTCTTCGATACACTGATGGCAAAGGGTTCACCGGCCGTGATCTTTGCAGACGACCCCTGGTCGGCTCAGGCAATCAGAGCTGCGGAAGAGGCGGGGCTGAACGTTCGCACCGTGGGCCGCACGGGCGATTATCTGACCCTCAAAAGGGTCGAGCATTTCCGCCACAAGCAGATGATCGAGGTGCATCACGAAGGCACGATCTTCGAGGTTGATATTCCACTGGCGGGCGATTTTCAGGTTGCCAACGCTCTGGTTTCCGCCGGCCTTGCGATGTCTACCGGCGTGCCTGCTGCCGTTGCGATGAAGGCTCTTGAAAAGCTGATCGGTGCCGCAGGTCGTCTCGAACTGGTGGGGCACACGAAAAACGGTGCGCTTGCCTATGTGGACTATGCCCACAAGCCGGACGCACTCGAGAATGTCCTGACCTCGGTGCGGCCGTTTACCTCCGGACGCATCATTACCGTTTTCGGTTGCGGCGGCGACCGCGACAAGGGCAAGCGTCCGATCATGGGCGAAGTGGCGACGCGCCTCTCCGACATCGTCATTGTGACGGATGACAATCCGCGCTCGGAAGAACCAGCGACGATCCGTTCCGAGATCATGGCTGCGGCGCCGGGCGCATTGGAAATTGGCGACAGGGCCGAGGCAATACGCCACGCCGTTTCGCTTCTTTCGAACGGCGACACGCTGATCGTTGCGGGCAAGGGGCATGAAGAAGGGCAGATCGTCGGTTCTGTGACGCTGCCATTTTCCGACCATGAACAGGTGCGCACCGCGCTGGAAGGATTGAAGATTTGA
- a CDS encoding FAD-binding oxidoreductase — protein sequence MSGHFKYIVVGRGMMGAAAARHLAEKTDGVALIGPGEPKDIKSHQGVFASHYDEARITRTIDGNADWALLANRSIARYDDIATRSGVDFYGPVGCLIVGPKRGGSNPYIDNVCAAATRLNVATELLDDASLKSRFPYFAFEAECEGVFERDNAGYVNPRALVEAQSVLARNAGVILIDDIVVSTRDENGVVCVATASGATYTADKVLVAAGGFSISENLLPQPISLDVYARTVAFFEIPDNEAERYAGMPSLIYEPRDTRKHIYLLPPVRYPDGKVYLKIGGDPDDILVKSDMEIRAWFRSGGRESVREHLSDIVDGLVPSIDRSRISMAACVVSKTKSGYPSIGFTTSSRIAVLTGGNGTAAKSSDEIGRLGATLLLDGQIADDAFTTDFSPAFL from the coding sequence ATGTCAGGGCATTTCAAATATATCGTCGTCGGTCGTGGGATGATGGGTGCCGCAGCGGCCCGCCATCTGGCAGAGAAAACCGATGGTGTTGCCTTGATAGGCCCTGGAGAACCGAAAGACATCAAGTCGCATCAGGGCGTTTTTGCCAGTCACTATGACGAGGCGCGCATTACACGGACGATTGATGGGAATGCTGACTGGGCCTTGCTCGCCAACCGTTCCATCGCCCGTTACGACGATATCGCGACACGAAGCGGTGTTGATTTTTACGGGCCGGTTGGCTGTCTTATTGTCGGTCCGAAACGGGGAGGCAGCAATCCGTACATCGACAATGTCTGTGCGGCGGCAACGCGCCTCAATGTTGCTACCGAGCTGCTGGATGATGCTTCGCTGAAAAGCCGGTTTCCGTATTTCGCCTTCGAAGCGGAATGCGAAGGCGTATTCGAGAGGGATAATGCCGGTTACGTTAACCCGCGTGCTTTGGTGGAGGCGCAGAGCGTTCTCGCCAGGAATGCCGGTGTAATCTTGATCGACGATATCGTTGTGTCGACCCGCGACGAGAATGGTGTTGTTTGTGTCGCGACTGCATCTGGCGCCACTTACACGGCGGACAAGGTGCTGGTTGCTGCGGGTGGTTTTTCGATCAGCGAAAACCTGTTGCCGCAACCGATTTCGCTGGATGTCTACGCTCGCACGGTCGCGTTCTTCGAAATACCGGACAACGAAGCTGAACGTTACGCTGGCATGCCGTCGTTGATCTACGAGCCGCGTGATACGAGAAAGCACATCTATCTGCTGCCACCTGTCCGTTATCCCGACGGCAAGGTCTATCTGAAAATTGGGGGCGATCCGGACGATATCCTGGTGAAGAGCGACATGGAGATCCGTGCATGGTTTCGCTCCGGTGGCCGCGAGAGTGTCAGGGAACATCTGTCTGATATTGTTGACGGTCTGGTGCCGTCTATTGACAGGTCCCGCATCTCAATGGCGGCTTGCGTCGTTTCCAAAACGAAAAGTGGTTATCCGTCCATCGGCTTTACCACATCATCGCGGATCGCCGTTCTGACCGGCGGCAATGGCACGGCGGCAAAAAGCTCGGATGAGATCGGTCGTCTGGGTGCGACGTTGCTGCTTGATGGCCAAATCGCTGACGATGCCTTCACGACAGACTTTTCACCTGCGTTTCTTTGA
- the rsmH gene encoding 16S rRNA (cytosine(1402)-N(4))-methyltransferase RsmH — MAANSGGRSSDAGGGPVRHIPVLLREVITALEPAPGKVILDGTFGAGGYTQAILDQGANVIALDRDPTAIAGGQTMVAANGGRLSLIQSQFSNLAAHAPDGGLDGVVLDIGVSSMQIDEAERGFSFQKNGPLDMRMSACGVSAADVVNRAKVSDLIRIFGFLGEEKQPGRIARAIEKKRAEEPFRTTRDLAGLIEIVTPRKAKDKIHPATRVFQALRVFVNDELGELAQALFAAEQALKPGGRLVVVTFHSLEDRIVKKFFADRSGRAAGSRHMPMVEDKPAVFDSIGKPMIAASDEEADINPRARSAKLRAGLRTSAPARPADFSIFELPDLASLEKLGG, encoded by the coding sequence ATGGCGGCGAATTCTGGCGGACGATCTTCTGATGCCGGTGGCGGACCTGTTCGTCACATCCCGGTTCTGCTGCGTGAGGTCATCACGGCGCTCGAACCGGCTCCCGGCAAGGTCATCCTGGACGGAACCTTCGGCGCCGGTGGTTATACGCAGGCCATTCTCGATCAAGGTGCCAACGTTATCGCGCTCGACCGCGACCCGACCGCTATCGCGGGCGGGCAGACGATGGTTGCTGCCAATGGCGGCAGGCTTTCTCTCATTCAGTCGCAATTCTCCAACCTTGCAGCGCACGCGCCTGACGGTGGGCTGGACGGTGTCGTTCTCGATATCGGCGTGTCATCGATGCAGATCGATGAGGCCGAGCGCGGTTTCTCGTTCCAGAAGAACGGGCCGCTCGATATGCGCATGTCGGCCTGCGGTGTATCAGCGGCTGATGTGGTCAATCGCGCCAAGGTCAGCGACCTGATCCGTATTTTCGGTTTTCTCGGCGAGGAAAAGCAGCCTGGCCGTATCGCCCGCGCCATTGAAAAGAAACGTGCCGAAGAGCCATTCCGTACGACACGCGACCTGGCGGGCCTCATCGAAATCGTCACGCCGCGCAAGGCCAAGGACAAGATCCACCCTGCAACACGGGTGTTCCAGGCGCTGCGCGTCTTCGTCAATGACGAACTGGGAGAACTGGCACAGGCGCTTTTTGCCGCCGAACAGGCATTGAAGCCGGGCGGCAGGCTCGTCGTCGTTACCTTCCATTCGCTGGAAGACCGTATAGTCAAGAAGTTCTTCGCCGACCGTTCCGGCCGCGCGGCTGGCTCGCGTCATATGCCGATGGTGGAAGACAAGCCGGCGGTGTTCGACAGCATCGGCAAGCCGATGATTGCCGCAAGCGACGAAGAAGCCGACATCAATCCGCGCGCCCGTTCAGCAAAATTGCGAGCCGGCTTGCGCACGTCCGCTCCGGCCCGTCCGGCAGATTTTTCGATCTTCGAACTTCCCGATCTCGCTAGCCTTGAAAAGTTGGGGGGCTGA
- a CDS encoding phospho-N-acetylmuramoyl-pentapeptide-transferase, which yields MLIWLVELSDKIQIFNLFRYITFRAGAALFTSALIVFLFGPAIINSLRVRQGKGQPIRADGPQTHFKKAGTPTMGGLMILAGILGGSLLWGDLSNVYVVAVLLVTLGFGAIGFYDDYLKVTKQSDKGFSGKARLGIEFVIAAIAVFFMMQMALASAPHGGTLGSSIAFPFFKEFVINLGYFFVLFGAFVIVGAGNAVNLTDGLDGLAIVPVMIAAATFGLIAYLTGNAVFSNYLQINFVPGTGELAVIVGAVIGAGLGFLWFNAPPAAIFMGDTGSLALGGLIGSIAVATKHEIVMVIVGGLFVMETLSVIIQVFWFKRTGRRVFLMAPIHHHFEKKGWTESQVVIRFWIISVGLALLGLATLKLR from the coding sequence ATGCTGATCTGGCTCGTAGAACTGTCGGACAAAATTCAAATCTTCAATCTGTTCCGGTACATCACCTTCCGGGCAGGGGCCGCGCTGTTCACTTCTGCGCTGATCGTGTTTTTGTTTGGTCCGGCTATCATCAATTCTCTTCGCGTTCGCCAGGGCAAGGGCCAGCCGATCCGTGCGGATGGACCGCAGACGCATTTCAAGAAGGCCGGTACGCCGACAATGGGCGGGCTGATGATCCTTGCGGGGATTCTCGGTGGTTCGCTGCTGTGGGGCGATCTGTCCAACGTTTATGTTGTTGCCGTCCTGCTCGTGACGCTCGGTTTCGGAGCAATCGGTTTTTACGACGACTATCTCAAGGTCACGAAGCAGAGCGACAAGGGCTTTTCCGGCAAAGCGCGTCTCGGCATCGAATTCGTGATTGCGGCCATTGCCGTGTTCTTCATGATGCAGATGGCGCTTGCATCGGCACCGCATGGCGGCACCCTCGGCAGCTCCATCGCGTTTCCGTTCTTCAAAGAATTCGTCATCAACCTCGGTTACTTCTTCGTGCTGTTCGGTGCCTTCGTGATTGTCGGTGCGGGCAACGCCGTCAACCTGACGGATGGTCTTGACGGTCTTGCCATCGTGCCGGTGATGATTGCCGCTGCTACGTTCGGTCTGATTGCCTACCTCACAGGTAACGCCGTTTTCTCCAACTACCTGCAGATCAATTTCGTGCCCGGTACCGGCGAACTTGCAGTTATCGTTGGCGCGGTGATCGGTGCGGGTCTCGGGTTCCTCTGGTTCAATGCCCCGCCGGCCGCAATCTTCATGGGCGACACGGGTTCTCTGGCACTCGGTGGCCTGATCGGCTCCATTGCCGTCGCGACGAAACACGAGATCGTCATGGTCATCGTCGGTGGTCTGTTCGTCATGGAAACCTTGTCGGTCATCATCCAGGTATTCTGGTTCAAGCGGACGGGCAGACGCGTCTTCCTGATGGCGCCGATCCATCACCATTTCGAGAAAAAGGGCTGGACGGAAAGCCAGGTGGTGATCCGGTTCTGGATCATTTCGGTCGGTCTGGCCTTGCTTGGCCTCGCCACGCTGAAGCTGAGGTGA
- a CDS encoding UDP-N-acetylmuramoylalanyl-D-glutamyl-2,6-diaminopimelate--D-alanyl-D-alanine ligase yields the protein MNWLWTVEEMVAVTAGRPVGNLPLGITGISIDSRTVKPGEAFFAIKGDRVDGHDFTSFAVANGAGLLVVAEGKLPALGRLTVPMIVVEDVLVALGKLAVAARQRTSARIIAVTGSVGKTTTKEMLRQVLEPSGRVHAAVASFNNHWGVPLTLARMPADTEFGVFEIGMNHPGEIRPLVKMVRPHVAIITTIAAAHLGNFSNIEEIAAAKAEIFEGVEEGGAVILNRDNAQFEQLETAAQEAGVSHILTFGQHAKADFRLADFEATTSGSTIWAILNGETSELHLSVPGRHIADNAMAALGAVAVTGANLDKAFEALGTLEAVKGRGQRHRLAINGGSFLLIDESYNANPASMRAAIAVLAATETQGHGRRVAVLGDMLEMGEFSAEVHEELAGPLLAAGIEHVWLAGEAMAALRDALPDSVTVIWFPTTAELVDFSLQWVQPGDALMVKSSLGLGFGKIISALLDKFPAFPETERQI from the coding sequence TTGAACTGGCTATGGACAGTGGAGGAAATGGTCGCCGTTACGGCAGGGCGTCCGGTCGGCAATCTGCCTCTGGGCATCACGGGCATTTCCATCGACAGCCGCACGGTCAAACCCGGAGAGGCCTTTTTTGCCATCAAGGGTGACCGTGTCGACGGTCATGATTTCACGAGTTTCGCGGTCGCCAACGGCGCCGGTCTTCTCGTCGTGGCGGAAGGGAAGCTGCCGGCTCTCGGTCGTTTGACGGTTCCGATGATCGTTGTGGAAGATGTGCTTGTGGCACTTGGGAAGCTCGCTGTTGCTGCCCGCCAACGCACCTCCGCACGCATCATTGCTGTGACGGGCTCCGTCGGCAAGACGACCACCAAGGAAATGTTGCGTCAGGTTCTGGAGCCATCCGGCCGGGTGCATGCGGCAGTGGCATCCTTCAACAACCATTGGGGCGTGCCGCTGACATTGGCGCGCATGCCTGCCGACACTGAATTCGGTGTTTTTGAAATTGGCATGAACCATCCAGGCGAAATCCGCCCGCTGGTCAAGATGGTGCGCCCGCATGTGGCAATCATCACCACCATTGCCGCAGCCCATCTCGGCAATTTCAGCAACATTGAAGAAATCGCCGCCGCCAAGGCGGAAATCTTCGAGGGTGTCGAAGAGGGCGGCGCGGTTATCCTCAATCGCGACAACGCCCAGTTCGAACAGCTCGAAACCGCAGCGCAGGAAGCGGGCGTCTCCCACATTCTGACCTTCGGTCAACATGCCAAAGCCGACTTCCGCCTGGCGGATTTTGAGGCAACGACATCGGGATCGACGATCTGGGCGATCCTGAATGGCGAAACGAGCGAGTTGCACCTGAGCGTTCCGGGCCGGCACATTGCCGACAATGCCATGGCGGCTCTCGGTGCGGTCGCCGTGACCGGCGCCAATCTGGACAAGGCGTTCGAAGCGCTTGGAACGCTTGAGGCCGTCAAAGGACGCGGACAGCGCCATCGCCTTGCGATCAACGGCGGCTCATTCCTGCTGATCGATGAAAGCTACAATGCCAATCCGGCCTCCATGCGGGCAGCAATTGCAGTGTTGGCTGCGACCGAAACACAGGGACACGGCCGTCGTGTTGCCGTGCTCGGCGACATGCTGGAAATGGGCGAGTTCTCGGCTGAAGTGCATGAAGAACTGGCGGGGCCGTTGCTTGCCGCTGGTATCGAACATGTCTGGCTGGCGGGTGAAGCGATGGCTGCCCTTCGTGACGCATTGCCGGACAGTGTGACGGTCATCTGGTTCCCGACAACCGCGGAACTTGTCGATTTTTCGCTGCAATGGGTGCAACCGGGCGACGCACTGATGGTAAAATCGTCGTTGGGCCTCGGTTTTGGCAAGATTATCTCTGCCCTGCTTGACAAGTTTCCGGCATTCCCCGAGACGGAACGCCAAATCTGA